In one window of Paraflavitalea soli DNA:
- a CDS encoding Ig-like domain-containing protein, translating into MLFGCFFSARAQTPTITSFSPTTVCQGSSVTITGTDFTGATSVKLGSNNAASFSVASATTITATVADLSTSGTITVTTPAGTATSTGALTILPASRPALTDIGTKDAPFTNCDGNAVYQLMVSNSSTITGTGNIFQINWGDNTALFTQTDWPAGAQTTHTYTNQGYYNVVFTITPTNGCTRSVTYRFYNGQNPLASFTTTTSTTGLCVPAAIEFQIGNWYNNSAGTTYQVNFGDGSPNTTLSHPLNGTNTTQLLSHPYTTSSCPNPDFTATLKASNGCFTTTYTLNQIIIRKKPVADFLTPTIPLCINTPVCFTNQSTNGFSGNSCLTTTTFLWDFGDGTTSTAASPPCHTYPSAGTYTVTLTASNPACGNDVKTKQVTVRAISPPPVVAATPVVYCMGQPVVPLTATGTGLLWYTSATGGTGAATAPTPSTSTPGSITYYVSQTIPNNCESARMPVTVTVNALPPAPIVTSPIQLCQNQAAAPLTATGSGLLWYANSTGGTGFTTPPTPSTASTGSTTYYVSQTVNGCEGPRASITATVNTLAGAPLVTSPVTYCQNQTAVPLTATGTGLRWYTSATGGIGSPAAPIPSTATAGSTVYYVSQTTGCGEGPRASITVNVNASPSAAISYTPTTLCNVVNTATTPNLPVPVIHTGATGGTYSIAPATGLTINATTGEINPSGATAGTYTISYTIPGTGGCSNYITTATVTVSRTPTATITYPAICTSDAATSVTLAGTSGGIFTSDPGLAINASTGTITPGTSTPGSYTVTYTILPAAPCPGYTTTANVTISLAPSAAIAYNPSTLCNVVNTATTPNLPVPIAHSGTIGGTYSIAPAAGLPINTATGEINPSGATAGTYTISYTIPGTGGCANYTISTTVTVSSTPIAIITYPGICTSDGATSVSLAGASGGTFTSSPGLTINALTGTITPGTSTPGNYTVTYTVLPAAPCPGYTTTATVTVTQAPLAAIAYNPATLCNVVNTATTPNPPVPVAQSGTPGGTYSIAPATGLPINNATGEINPSGATAGAYTINYTIPGAGGCSNYTVKTTITVSSAPVATINYPGAPYCGSLNTPRQVSLSGTTGGTFSSTQGLSIDPTTGAINPSLSTPGTYTVTYTIAPSSPCPGYVATTNVTINESPVVSFPIITQKICSGATAVFVPSSTVANSAYNWSVVGSLPPNISGISSGTASGANATISLSFTNTGTTSQSLTIQVIPVNPTQSPCAGAPYTLTLIVNPIPPAPVKDTTHFCMGVPPAALQVAPVPGTTIKWYDANLVLLANAPVISTNVPARFIYYVSQTNSYGCESPKTEILAFVHPTPKIVGSSYANPTICGVPSGSIVLNVLDLNNNAIPNMPVFVHYNKFQTSYTTAASTDASGKITIPLTAGTYSNIYVATTNGCTSQKIPDVFVLKDPTPPEQPVAGYNPPICSEQLLTLTALTPTSTQAGPIDYVWAGPAFGPFADTIPNSVVTFPAAKMSDAGTYIVYAIQNNCISLPTSFEVTIKQSPSKPVINTRTPLCVGDKLFLQAFSTIPGNAGLNYLWKGPSSQFPVASPNVTIDKVKVEDAGIYSITVTSPQTGCSATTDTLIQVGAYPIVQFAQDTLTLPTGYLLKLAPVITNATTPGVLPMKEYTWAPSQDIECNDAICSSPMATIKNNVCYSVKATNIYGCSGSDVICVKVFCQNTQVFIPNAFVPLGNIPENKILMVRASGIGTIKSFRVFNRWGKMVFERSNFPPNTPGFGWDGRVNGKMADTGVYIYTVDVICENGVPYSYKGNVTLL; encoded by the coding sequence TTGCTGTTTGGATGCTTTTTCTCCGCCCGGGCCCAGACGCCAACCATTACTTCCTTTTCTCCAACAACGGTATGCCAGGGATCATCAGTTACTATAACCGGAACCGATTTTACAGGCGCCACCAGTGTAAAACTGGGAAGTAATAATGCAGCTAGCTTCTCGGTCGCCAGTGCTACCACTATCACAGCCACGGTGGCTGATCTTTCTACAAGCGGAACAATAACAGTAACCACTCCCGCCGGTACAGCTACCAGCACTGGTGCTTTAACTATCCTGCCTGCGTCCAGGCCCGCTTTAACAGACATAGGCACGAAGGATGCTCCTTTTACCAATTGCGATGGCAATGCGGTTTACCAACTCATGGTAAGCAACAGTTCTACTATAACAGGCACAGGCAATATTTTCCAGATCAACTGGGGAGATAATACAGCCCTTTTTACACAAACAGATTGGCCGGCGGGCGCACAAACTACCCATACCTATACGAACCAGGGATACTATAACGTGGTCTTTACTATTACACCCACCAATGGCTGTACAAGAAGTGTTACCTACCGGTTTTATAATGGCCAGAACCCATTGGCCAGCTTTACCACTACCACTTCTACTACCGGGTTGTGCGTTCCCGCTGCTATTGAATTCCAGATTGGCAACTGGTATAATAACTCAGCCGGCACTACCTACCAGGTTAATTTTGGTGATGGAAGCCCCAATACTACTTTATCACATCCCCTGAATGGAACAAATACCACTCAGCTATTGTCGCACCCCTATACAACATCCTCCTGTCCAAACCCCGATTTTACAGCCACGCTAAAAGCCAGTAATGGCTGCTTCACCACTACCTATACACTCAACCAGATCATTATAAGAAAGAAGCCTGTTGCGGATTTTCTAACACCGACCATCCCCTTATGTATCAATACACCTGTTTGTTTTACAAACCAGTCAACGAATGGCTTCAGCGGCAACTCGTGCCTCACCACCACTACTTTTCTCTGGGATTTTGGAGACGGCACTACCTCTACCGCTGCCAGCCCTCCCTGCCATACCTATCCATCGGCTGGTACGTATACAGTAACCCTCACAGCCTCCAATCCAGCCTGCGGAAATGATGTCAAAACAAAACAGGTAACTGTACGTGCAATCTCCCCACCACCAGTGGTAGCTGCCACCCCGGTAGTTTATTGCATGGGACAGCCTGTCGTTCCTCTGACTGCAACAGGTACAGGATTACTTTGGTACACATCCGCCACCGGGGGAACAGGCGCTGCCACTGCACCCACCCCATCCACCAGTACGCCAGGCAGTATTACTTATTACGTAAGCCAAACCATACCCAATAATTGTGAAAGTGCAAGAATGCCGGTTACCGTCACCGTGAATGCTTTGCCCCCAGCGCCCATTGTAACCTCACCAATACAACTTTGCCAAAACCAAGCTGCGGCTCCCCTTACAGCCACAGGATCGGGATTATTGTGGTATGCCAACTCCACAGGCGGCACAGGATTCACCACTCCTCCCACCCCATCTACTGCCAGCACAGGTAGTACAACTTATTACGTGAGCCAAACAGTTAATGGCTGTGAGGGGCCAAGGGCATCTATCACAGCTACAGTGAATACATTAGCCGGAGCTCCTCTGGTCACCTCACCTGTTACCTATTGCCAGAATCAAACTGCAGTGCCTTTAACTGCTACCGGAACCGGCTTACGATGGTATACAAGTGCCACAGGAGGTATCGGCTCACCTGCTGCGCCCATTCCATCAACAGCTACGGCTGGAAGCACGGTCTATTATGTAAGCCAAACCACAGGATGCGGAGAAGGTCCCAGAGCTTCCATTACAGTGAATGTGAACGCAAGTCCATCCGCTGCTATTAGTTATACCCCCACTACGCTTTGTAATGTGGTTAATACTGCCACTACCCCTAACCTGCCGGTACCTGTAATACATACCGGTGCTACGGGCGGTACTTATTCGATAGCTCCGGCAACAGGGTTAACGATAAATGCAACAACAGGAGAGATCAATCCTTCGGGTGCTACAGCAGGCACTTATACCATCAGCTATACTATCCCAGGTACTGGTGGCTGCTCCAATTATATCACTACTGCTACTGTTACGGTAAGTCGTACGCCCACTGCCACCATCACGTACCCCGCCATTTGCACATCAGATGCTGCCACCAGTGTAACCCTTGCAGGAACTTCCGGAGGTATATTTACCTCCGACCCAGGCTTGGCCATCAATGCATCAACCGGAACCATTACACCGGGTACCAGTACACCCGGCAGTTATACTGTAACATATACTATTTTGCCCGCTGCGCCATGTCCTGGCTATACAACCACAGCCAATGTTACCATATCCCTGGCTCCATCGGCCGCTATTGCGTATAACCCATCCACCTTGTGTAATGTGGTTAATACAGCAACAACGCCCAACCTGCCGGTACCTATAGCACATTCCGGCACCATCGGTGGCACTTATTCCATAGCACCGGCAGCAGGCTTACCAATTAATACTGCAACAGGAGAGATCAACCCTTCAGGTGCTACAGCAGGAACCTATACCATCAGCTATACCATCCCCGGAACAGGCGGTTGCGCTAACTACACTATCAGCACAACAGTTACTGTAAGCAGTACGCCCATTGCCATTATCACCTATCCCGGCATTTGCACTTCAGATGGCGCTACCAGTGTAAGCCTTGCAGGAGCTTCCGGAGGTACATTTACATCTAGCCCAGGCCTGACCATTAATGCATTAACGGGCACCATTACACCCGGTACCAGCACACCTGGCAATTATACTGTAACGTATACCGTTTTGCCCGCTGCACCATGCCCCGGCTATACAACCACAGCCACTGTAACAGTAACACAGGCGCCATTAGCTGCTATTGCATACAACCCGGCCACCCTGTGTAATGTAGTTAATACTGCCACTACACCCAACCCGCCGGTGCCTGTAGCACAATCCGGCACTCCAGGTGGTACTTATTCAATAGCTCCTGCTACAGGCTTGCCGATAAATAATGCAACAGGAGAGATCAATCCTTCCGGTGCTACAGCAGGCGCCTATACCATCAACTATACCATCCCCGGCGCAGGCGGTTGCTCCAACTATACTGTTAAGACAACAATTACCGTAAGCAGCGCACCTGTTGCGACCATCAATTACCCCGGCGCCCCTTATTGCGGCAGCCTAAACACGCCCCGACAGGTTTCTCTTTCAGGAACTACGGGAGGCACGTTCAGTTCCACCCAAGGGCTATCTATTGATCCGACAACGGGCGCTATCAACCCGTCTTTAAGCACACCAGGCACTTATACAGTAACCTATACTATTGCTCCATCGTCACCCTGCCCTGGCTATGTGGCTACCACCAACGTAACCATCAATGAAAGCCCTGTTGTAAGCTTTCCCATTATTACGCAAAAGATCTGCTCTGGTGCAACAGCTGTTTTTGTACCTTCTTCCACAGTAGCCAACAGCGCTTATAACTGGTCCGTTGTCGGTTCATTACCTCCCAATATTTCCGGCATAAGTTCAGGAACTGCCTCCGGAGCCAATGCCACTATATCCCTGTCTTTTACCAATACCGGTACTACCAGTCAATCGTTAACGATACAGGTAATACCTGTGAACCCTACCCAAAGCCCCTGCGCCGGAGCGCCCTATACCCTCACCTTGATTGTAAACCCCATACCTCCCGCTCCGGTTAAGGATACCACTCATTTCTGTATGGGTGTACCTCCTGCCGCTCTACAGGTTGCCCCCGTACCAGGCACTACTATTAAATGGTATGATGCTAATCTGGTATTATTGGCTAATGCCCCAGTTATCAGCACCAATGTGCCAGCCAGGTTTATATATTATGTAAGCCAGACAAACAGTTATGGATGCGAAAGTCCGAAAACTGAGATCCTCGCCTTTGTTCATCCTACTCCTAAGATTGTTGGTTCGTCGTATGCCAACCCCACCATCTGTGGAGTACCATCAGGATCTATTGTCTTGAATGTGCTTGACCTGAACAACAATGCCATTCCGAATATGCCGGTTTTTGTTCACTATAATAAGTTTCAAACCAGCTATACTACGGCTGCCAGCACAGATGCCAGCGGAAAGATTACAATCCCGCTCACCGCAGGCACCTATTCCAATATATATGTAGCTACCACCAACGGATGTACCTCTCAGAAGATACCCGACGTATTTGTTTTAAAAGACCCTACCCCTCCCGAACAACCGGTGGCAGGATACAACCCTCCCATATGCAGTGAGCAATTATTGACGCTGACAGCTCTTACGCCCACCAGCACACAGGCAGGCCCCATTGATTATGTTTGGGCAGGTCCTGCTTTTGGTCCTTTTGCTGATACCATACCCAATTCAGTGGTTACCTTCCCCGCCGCAAAAATGTCGGATGCAGGTACCTATATTGTGTATGCTATCCAAAATAATTGTATCTCCCTGCCCACCAGCTTTGAGGTTACGATCAAACAATCCCCCTCCAAACCCGTGATCAATACAAGAACACCTTTGTGTGTGGGAGACAAGCTCTTTTTACAGGCATTTAGCACTATCCCGGGCAATGCAGGATTGAATTATTTATGGAAAGGGCCGAGCAGCCAATTTCCGGTCGCCTCACCTAATGTAACCATAGACAAGGTAAAAGTGGAAGATGCAGGCATATACTCTATTACTGTGACCTCTCCCCAAACAGGCTGTAGTGCTACCACCGACACTTTGATACAGGTGGGCGCTTATCCCATTGTACAATTTGCACAAGACACGCTGACCTTACCTACAGGATACCTGTTGAAACTCGCACCAGTAATTACCAATGCGACTACTCCCGGTGTTTTGCCCATGAAAGAATACACCTGGGCCCCATCACAGGATATTGAATGCAATGATGCCATCTGCTCTTCACCCATGGCCACTATTAAAAACAATGTATGCTATTCAGTAAAGGCCACGAATATTTATGGCTGCAGTGGAAGTGATGTTATATGTGTGAAGGTCTTTTGCCAAAACACCCAGGTGTTTATTCCAAATGCGTTTGTACCACTTGGCAATATTCCGGAAAATAAGATACTGATGGTAAGGGCCTCAGGCATTGGAACGATTAAGTCTTTCAGGGTCTTTAACCGCTGGGGCAAGATGGTATTTGAAAGAAGCAACTTCCCACCCAATACGCCAGGCTTTGGATGGGATGGACGGGTAAACGGTAAGATGGCTGATACCGGCGTATACATTTATACTGTAGATGTTATTTGTGAAAACGGGGTTCCTTATTCTTATAAAGGCAATGTG
- a CDS encoding TolC family protein produces the protein MKPGKALMICYAVVSMSLNSLAQNTPMTLKQCVDTAIANNVDVVRKDLQSQRERITLKQSRNNLIPTLGGNIDHTAYQGRSIDPVTNSYVQQSYTSAGYSAGTDVTLFNGFRLINNIKSAQYAWEASRLELQQQKDQLMLDVILAYLDILTNEDLVEQSKKQLEVSSKQVERLDILNKEGAIKPSDLYDLKGQLADNKIALINNQNALNRAKLTLAQLMNQPYREDLTVEKLTAEQFAKDYAGTAGDIYNVALQQMAIVKAADLRVKSAEKNVKAIRGGYFPSIGFGAGINTNFSSLAQDANNVKIKYYDQLSNNYRTNFGVGISIPILNNFRVRNNVALAKINLKDFDVLTQTMRIQLKQNIERDHLNMEASLNRYNALVDQVASYTESFRVAEVRFNEGAATSVDYVIAKNNMDRANINLIIARYDYVLRTKILDYYQGKMLYQ, from the coding sequence ATGAAACCCGGTAAAGCCTTGATGATCTGTTATGCGGTAGTAAGCATGTCGCTGAACAGTTTGGCACAAAATACGCCCATGACACTGAAGCAGTGTGTAGATACGGCTATTGCCAATAATGTAGATGTTGTACGGAAAGACCTGCAAAGCCAGCGCGAACGCATCACCCTGAAACAAAGCAGGAACAACCTCATCCCCACCCTGGGCGGCAATATCGATCACACCGCCTACCAGGGCCGTAGTATTGACCCCGTTACCAATAGCTACGTGCAACAAAGTTACACGTCTGCAGGCTATAGCGCAGGCACTGATGTAACCCTCTTCAACGGGTTCCGTTTGATCAACAATATCAAAAGCGCCCAATATGCCTGGGAAGCCAGCCGCCTGGAATTGCAACAGCAGAAAGATCAACTGATGCTGGATGTGATACTGGCCTACCTCGATATCCTTACCAATGAGGACCTGGTAGAGCAATCCAAAAAGCAACTGGAAGTAAGCAGCAAACAGGTAGAACGCCTGGATATCCTGAACAAAGAAGGAGCTATCAAGCCTTCTGACCTGTATGATCTGAAGGGGCAGCTTGCCGACAACAAAATAGCCCTCATCAACAACCAGAATGCCCTCAACAGGGCTAAACTAACCCTGGCCCAGCTGATGAACCAACCCTATCGCGAAGACCTGACCGTGGAAAAACTCACAGCAGAACAGTTTGCGAAGGATTATGCCGGTACAGCAGGAGATATTTATAACGTAGCCCTCCAACAAATGGCGATTGTAAAGGCTGCCGACCTGCGCGTAAAAAGTGCAGAGAAAAATGTGAAAGCCATCCGGGGAGGTTATTTCCCCTCTATCGGATTTGGAGCTGGTATCAATACCAATTTTTCCAGCCTTGCCCAGGATGCCAACAATGTGAAGATCAAATATTATGATCAGCTCAGCAATAACTACCGTACCAACTTTGGCGTGGGCATCAGCATCCCTATCCTCAACAACTTCAGGGTAAGGAACAATGTGGCCCTGGCAAAGATCAACCTGAAAGATTTCGACGTCCTCACCCAGACCATGCGTATTCAATTAAAACAAAACATTGAGCGCGACCATCTGAACATGGAAGCATCACTCAACAGGTACAATGCACTGGTAGACCAGGTGGCTTCTTATACCGAATCTTTCCGTGTGGCCGAAGTAAGGTTCAACGAAGGTGCTGCTACTTCTGTAGATTATGTGATCGCTAAAAATAACATGGACCGCGCCAATATCAACCTCATCATTGCCCGGTACGATTATGTACTGCGCACCAAGATCCTTGATTATTATCAAGGGAAAATGCTTTACCAGTAG
- a CDS encoding ABC transporter permease, protein MIRNYLKIAVRNLMRNKVFSFINIFGLGLSMAVCLLVILHVKDQLSYDKFHPQPGRTYRIISNITNKEGNTSTFASTPLPLADKLATDFSLIEHLTRIYPVDANATNGVKELRLHQAFTDSNFFNIFGYTLQSGNSHTALTSPNSIVLSKEIAEKFFGNSNAMGQVLTFSELGDFRVTGVMNKPAGKSHVEKDAYLSMSSVPLLEKTGKLSAKLRQWNNITDAYTYVVLKPQVKEKQLSQAVTTISKDLVKQSTLTGKENYAFSVQPLNKIILSEEMNAPLGNTGSRGKVIAEIVIALIILLSACFNYTNLSVARSLKRGKEVGIRKVSGAVRSQVFTQFVIESLLTAFLALVLAWLMLNIMKGQPFAREITSADELILDAGTCVWFLLFSLFAGLLAGVLPAWALSSFKPVEVLKNLSTVKLFLGNNFRKSLIVVQFTLSLVATIFTLTFFRQFDYMDNADPGYRQDHVISIPLAAAGQPLLKHELEQLNGVTSVAAISTLPGREVTGRTRVRSQPGAEPIAMDYYFADPGIFNTLHLSLLAGTSFPQQADSAQAEQYIVLNELALQPLHITSPQAAIGKSIWIDDSVQVQIAGVMKNFSHRGLAVPFIPLVMRQKPAAYHYLVVSTATALPASFLKSVESTWKKQFPNQPFEGKWLREDWAGGNKVNGTVGMLGFLTLITITIASLGLLGMVIYSTETRRKEIGIRKVMGASIAIIMALLSRSFLKLLLIAGCIALPIGYLLGFFFLNIFANRITIGVDILLISFAVMLLIALMTIITQIYRVAAANPVNSLRSE, encoded by the coding sequence AGCAATATCACCAACAAGGAAGGCAATACCAGTACCTTTGCCAGCACACCCCTGCCTCTTGCAGACAAGCTGGCGACCGACTTTTCCCTGATCGAGCACCTCACCCGGATCTATCCCGTTGATGCCAATGCAACCAATGGCGTCAAGGAATTGCGCTTACACCAGGCTTTTACCGACAGCAACTTTTTCAACATATTTGGCTATACCCTGCAATCCGGCAATAGCCATACCGCTTTAACCTCACCCAACAGCATTGTACTGAGCAAAGAAATAGCAGAGAAGTTCTTTGGCAATTCCAATGCCATGGGACAGGTATTGACTTTTAGCGAACTGGGCGATTTCAGGGTTACCGGTGTCATGAATAAACCAGCCGGCAAATCACATGTGGAGAAAGACGCCTACCTGTCCATGAGTTCCGTTCCCCTGCTGGAGAAAACAGGTAAACTGTCTGCCAAACTGCGGCAATGGAACAATATCACCGATGCCTATACCTACGTGGTGCTTAAACCGCAGGTAAAGGAGAAGCAGCTTAGCCAGGCCGTTACTACCATTTCAAAAGACCTGGTAAAACAAAGCACCCTCACAGGAAAAGAGAACTATGCTTTTTCTGTACAGCCCCTCAACAAGATCATACTGAGCGAGGAAATGAACGCGCCCCTGGGCAATACCGGCTCACGCGGCAAAGTGATAGCAGAAATAGTGATTGCCTTAATCATTCTCTTATCAGCCTGTTTCAATTATACCAACCTGTCCGTAGCCCGCTCCCTCAAAAGAGGCAAGGAAGTGGGCATCCGCAAAGTATCAGGCGCCGTCCGCTCACAGGTGTTTACCCAGTTCGTCATTGAATCCCTGTTAACAGCCTTTTTGGCCCTCGTACTGGCCTGGCTGATGCTCAATATCATGAAGGGACAACCCTTCGCCCGTGAAATAACATCCGCCGATGAGCTCATCCTGGATGCAGGCACCTGCGTGTGGTTCCTCCTGTTCAGCCTGTTTGCGGGCTTACTCGCAGGTGTATTACCCGCCTGGGCCCTCTCTTCCTTTAAACCTGTTGAGGTATTAAAGAACCTCTCTACCGTAAAATTATTCCTGGGCAATAACTTCCGGAAAAGCCTCATCGTAGTACAGTTCACCCTGTCACTCGTGGCCACCATATTTACACTTACCTTTTTCCGCCAGTTCGACTATATGGACAATGCCGATCCCGGGTACAGGCAGGATCACGTCATCTCCATTCCCCTGGCCGCAGCCGGTCAGCCTTTACTGAAGCATGAGCTGGAGCAACTGAACGGTGTAACCAGCGTAGCAGCCATTTCCACCCTGCCTGGCAGGGAAGTGACCGGCCGCACAAGGGTGAGGTCCCAACCCGGCGCCGAACCCATTGCCATGGACTATTATTTTGCCGATCCCGGTATCTTCAATACCCTCCACCTGTCATTACTGGCGGGTACCAGCTTTCCACAGCAGGCCGATAGTGCACAGGCCGAGCAATACATTGTCCTCAACGAGCTGGCTTTGCAGCCCCTGCACATCACATCCCCCCAGGCAGCCATCGGCAAAAGCATCTGGATAGACGATAGCGTGCAGGTACAGATAGCCGGTGTAATGAAAAACTTTTCTCATCGCGGCCTGGCCGTACCCTTTATACCCCTGGTGATGCGCCAAAAGCCGGCAGCTTATCATTACCTGGTGGTTAGTACCGCCACTGCCTTACCCGCCAGCTTTCTCAAATCAGTAGAAAGCACCTGGAAAAAACAATTCCCCAACCAGCCTTTTGAAGGAAAATGGTTGCGCGAAGACTGGGCAGGCGGCAACAAAGTCAATGGTACCGTGGGTATGCTGGGTTTCCTTACCCTGATCACCATTACCATTGCCTCCCTGGGTTTATTGGGTATGGTGATCTATAGCACCGAAACCCGCCGCAAGGAGATCGGTATCCGCAAAGTAATGGGCGCCAGCATCGCCATCATCATGGCCCTCCTGAGCAGGAGCTTCCTGAAACTGCTGCTCATTGCCGGTTGTATAGCCTTACCTATTGGCTACTTGCTGGGTTTCTTCTTTTTAAACATATTTGCAAACCGGATCACCATAGGCGTAGACATATTACTGATCAGCTTTGCAGTTATGCTATTGATCGCATTAATGACTATTATTACGCAAATTTACCGGGTGGCAGCAGCCAATCCCGTCAATAGCCTGAGAAGCGAATAG
- a CDS encoding ABC transporter ATP-binding protein: MLELKHISKWVNVGGKPTFLLKDINLTVNAGEFLSIMGPSGSGKSTLLHIIGMLDDANEGEYYFNGEAVHSMKEKQRSQLYKRHIGFVFQAYHLIDELTVYENIETPLIYQDIKSSERKAMVADILDRFQIVGKKDLFPTQLSGGQQQLVGIARALIAKPQLLLADEPTGNLNSKQGEDIMDLFKQLNKEGVTIIQVTHSEKNAGYGTHTINLLDGRIDS; this comes from the coding sequence ATGTTAGAACTGAAACATATCTCCAAATGGGTTAATGTAGGCGGCAAACCTACCTTTCTGCTAAAAGACATTAACCTCACTGTCAATGCAGGCGAATTCCTGTCCATCATGGGTCCTTCCGGTTCCGGTAAATCTACCCTGCTCCACATCATTGGTATGCTCGATGATGCCAATGAAGGTGAATACTATTTCAACGGCGAGGCCGTGCACAGCATGAAAGAAAAACAACGTTCCCAGTTATACAAAAGACATATTGGCTTTGTTTTCCAGGCTTATCACCTCATTGATGAGCTCACCGTATACGAGAATATCGAAACCCCGCTCATTTACCAGGATATTAAATCCTCTGAGCGCAAAGCCATGGTAGCAGATATCCTCGACCGTTTCCAGATAGTAGGTAAAAAAGACCTCTTCCCTACCCAGCTTTCCGGCGGACAACAACAGCTGGTAGGCATTGCACGCGCCCTGATCGCCAAACCACAGTTGCTGCTGGCCGATGAACCTACAGGCAACCTCAATTCTAAACAGGGAGAAGACATTATGGACCTTTTCAAACAACTCAATAAAGAAGGTGTGACCATCATACAGGTTACCCACTCCGAAAAAAATGCAGGTTATGGAACACATACCATTAACCTCCTGGATGGAAGGATAGATAGTTAA